One genomic window of Streptomyces sp. NBC_01498 includes the following:
- the eboE gene encoding metabolite traffic protein EboE produces the protein MRFRHPDGSTVHLSYCTNVHPAETLEGVLAQLRDHCEPVRKRLSRDRLGIGLWLARDAARSLINDPAQLRGLKSELDRRGLEVVTLNGFPYEGFGAEEVKYRVYKPDWADPERLEHTTDLARLLAALLPDDVTEGSVSTLPLAWRTAFDDAAARTAHAALTTLAERLDALEELTGKSIRIALEPEPGCTVETTADAIGPLTDVASARVGICVDTCHLATSFEDPATALKALTEAGVTIPKAQLSAALHAEHPHLPEVREALAAFAEPRFLHQTRTRTAAGLRGTDDLEEALAGETLPDGAPWRSHFHVPLHAPPAPPLTSTLPVLQDTLARLVGGPVPLTRHLEVETYTWQALPPELRPRSRGRLAEGIAAELTLARDLLVDLGLKELP, from the coding sequence GTGCGCTTCCGCCACCCCGACGGCTCCACCGTCCACCTCTCCTACTGCACCAACGTCCACCCCGCCGAGACCCTCGAAGGCGTCCTGGCCCAACTGCGCGACCACTGCGAGCCGGTACGCAAACGCCTGAGCCGCGACCGGCTCGGCATCGGCCTCTGGCTGGCCCGCGACGCCGCCCGCTCCCTGATCAACGACCCCGCCCAACTGCGCGGTCTGAAAAGCGAGTTGGACCGACGCGGGCTGGAGGTCGTCACCCTCAACGGCTTCCCCTACGAGGGCTTCGGCGCCGAGGAGGTCAAGTACCGCGTCTACAAACCGGACTGGGCCGACCCCGAACGCCTGGAACACACCACCGACCTCGCCCGCCTGCTCGCCGCGCTGCTCCCCGACGACGTCACCGAGGGCTCCGTCTCCACCCTCCCGCTCGCCTGGCGCACCGCCTTCGACGACGCCGCGGCCCGCACCGCGCACGCCGCCCTCACCACCCTCGCCGAACGGCTCGACGCGCTGGAGGAACTGACCGGCAAATCCATCCGGATCGCACTGGAACCCGAGCCCGGCTGCACCGTCGAGACCACCGCCGACGCGATCGGCCCGCTCACCGACGTCGCCAGCGCCCGCGTCGGCATCTGCGTCGACACCTGCCACCTCGCCACCTCCTTCGAGGACCCGGCCACCGCCCTCAAGGCCCTCACCGAGGCCGGCGTCACCATCCCCAAGGCCCAGCTGTCCGCCGCCCTGCACGCCGAACACCCGCATCTGCCCGAGGTGCGCGAGGCGCTCGCCGCGTTCGCCGAGCCGCGCTTCCTGCACCAGACCCGCACCCGCACGGCGGCGGGCCTGCGCGGCACCGACGACCTCGAAGAGGCCCTGGCCGGCGAGACACTGCCCGACGGCGCCCCCTGGCGCTCGCACTTCCACGTACCGCTGCACGCCCCGCCCGCCCCGCCCCTGACCTCCACCCTCCCGGTACTCCAGGACACCCTGGCCCGGCTCGTCGGCGGCCCCGTGCCGCTGACCCGCCACCTGGAGGTCGAGACGTACACCTGGCAGGCGCTCCCGCCCGAGCTGCGGCCCCGCTCACGCGGCCGGCTCGCCGAGGGCATCGCCGCCGAACTGACGCTGGCCCGCGACCTCCTGGTCGACCTGGGCCTCAAGGAGCTGCCATGA
- a CDS encoding TatD family hydrolase yields the protein MRIFDPHIHMTSRTTDDYQAMYASGVRALVEPSFWLGQPRTSPESFYDYFDALLGWEPFRAAQYGIAHHCTLALNPKEANDPRCTPVLDELPRYLVKDGVVAVGEIGYDSMTPAEDVALAAQLQLAAEYALPAMVHTPHRDKLTGLRRTIDVVRESNLDPEHVLLDHLNETTVKDAADSGSWLGFSIYPDTKMDEDRMVAVLRSHGTDRVLVNSAADWGKSDPLKTRKVADAMLAAGFSDDDVDKVLWRNPVAFYGLSGRLQLDVPAPEALHEGNSILRGGE from the coding sequence ATGCGTATCTTCGACCCCCACATCCACATGACCTCCCGCACCACGGACGACTACCAGGCCATGTACGCCTCCGGAGTCCGTGCGCTCGTCGAGCCGTCCTTCTGGCTCGGCCAGCCCCGCACCTCGCCCGAGAGCTTCTACGACTACTTCGACGCGCTGCTCGGCTGGGAGCCGTTCCGCGCCGCGCAGTACGGCATCGCGCACCACTGCACGCTCGCCCTCAACCCCAAGGAGGCGAACGACCCGAGGTGCACCCCCGTCCTGGACGAACTGCCGCGCTATCTCGTCAAGGACGGCGTCGTCGCCGTCGGCGAGATCGGCTACGACTCCATGACCCCCGCCGAGGACGTCGCGCTCGCCGCCCAGCTCCAGCTCGCCGCCGAGTACGCGCTGCCCGCCATGGTCCACACCCCGCACCGCGACAAACTGACCGGACTGCGCCGGACCATCGACGTCGTCCGCGAGTCGAACCTCGACCCCGAGCACGTGCTGCTCGACCACCTCAACGAGACGACCGTCAAGGACGCCGCGGACAGCGGCAGCTGGCTCGGCTTCTCCATCTACCCCGACACCAAGATGGACGAGGACCGGATGGTCGCCGTCCTGCGCTCCCACGGCACCGACCGCGTCCTCGTCAACTCCGCCGCCGACTGGGGCAAGAGCGACCCGCTGAAGACCCGCAAGGTCGCCGACGCGATGCTCGCCGCCGGCTTCTCCGACGACGACGTCGACAAGGTCCTGTGGCGCAACCCCGTCGCGTTCTACGGCCTCAGCGGCAGACTCCAGCTCGACGTCCCCGCACCGGAAGCCCTGCACGAGGGGAACTCCATCCTCCGCGGCGGTGAGTGA
- a CDS encoding EboA domain-containing protein: MNREEIDSRLDAKAVAWLDQALAEAAEAAGAPDNVAAPTWELRFAAAGRHVGQQNADAVRALLLRHAAADVATLTRLYQRGAAAERRAVLLALPDRVPGPGALPLIEDALRTNDTTLVEAAVGPYAAGHLDPHAWRHAVLKCLFTGVPVAAVADAERRARGDLELARMLADYASERTAAGRSVPDDLHRVMNMTGEES, translated from the coding sequence ATGAACCGCGAGGAGATCGACAGCCGGCTCGACGCCAAGGCCGTCGCCTGGCTCGACCAGGCGCTCGCCGAGGCGGCGGAAGCGGCCGGGGCACCCGACAACGTTGCCGCACCGACGTGGGAGCTGCGCTTCGCCGCCGCCGGCCGGCACGTCGGCCAACAGAACGCCGACGCCGTCCGGGCCCTGCTGCTCCGGCACGCCGCCGCCGACGTCGCCACCCTCACCCGCCTCTACCAGCGGGGCGCCGCCGCCGAACGCCGCGCCGTCCTCCTCGCCCTGCCGGACCGCGTCCCCGGCCCCGGGGCCCTGCCCCTGATCGAGGACGCGCTGCGCACCAACGACACCACCCTGGTCGAGGCGGCCGTCGGCCCGTACGCCGCCGGCCATCTCGACCCGCACGCCTGGCGGCACGCCGTACTCAAGTGCCTCTTCACCGGCGTGCCCGTCGCCGCCGTCGCGGACGCCGAACGGCGCGCCCGCGGCGACCTGGAACTCGCCCGGATGCTCGCCGACTACGCGTCCGAGCGCACCGCGGCGGGCCGGTCGGTCCCCGACGACCTGCACCGCGTAATGAACATGACCGGCGAGGAGTCCTGA